The Parvibaculum sp. genome includes a region encoding these proteins:
- a CDS encoding FCD domain-containing protein, producing MTEKEPSGIVPIFVPKASDILAARLRDLILAGKFVAGDMLPAERELVAESGLSRASVREALRVLEAENLVTTRPGRLGGSMVTLPGRKSVARSVELFIRTHGIRLESLLDCRLAVEPMMASLAAVKRSPEELAEMERLHEAFLASGDDIAAYKQINLEWHLAVARASQNEPLIALMEAISDSILKAADYQQVTTEGIRHEAFLAHTRIMKAITQGDAALAFKSMERHVSAYSKVARERLHRQQVSANLQPEKRLRKKEPAAD from the coding sequence TTGACTGAGAAGGAACCGAGCGGGATCGTACCGATATTCGTGCCCAAGGCCTCGGATATATTGGCCGCGCGCCTACGCGATCTCATTCTTGCGGGTAAGTTCGTAGCGGGCGATATGCTGCCGGCCGAGCGAGAACTGGTCGCGGAATCAGGCCTGAGCCGCGCGTCGGTGCGCGAGGCGCTCCGGGTCCTCGAAGCTGAGAACCTGGTTACGACCCGCCCCGGCCGACTTGGCGGCTCGATGGTGACCCTTCCCGGCCGCAAGTCCGTCGCGCGCTCGGTGGAGCTGTTCATCCGCACCCACGGTATCCGGCTCGAATCGCTACTGGACTGTCGGCTAGCCGTCGAGCCCATGATGGCGAGCCTGGCCGCTGTCAAACGAAGTCCGGAAGAACTGGCTGAGATGGAGCGACTCCACGAAGCCTTTCTCGCCTCGGGCGACGACATCGCCGCCTACAAGCAGATCAATCTCGAATGGCATCTGGCGGTGGCGCGCGCGAGCCAGAACGAACCGCTGATCGCTCTGATGGAAGCGATTTCAGACTCCATCCTGAAGGCGGCAGACTACCAGCAGGTCACCACTGAAGGTATCCGCCACGAAGCTTTTCTCGCCCATACCCGGATTATGAAGGCGATCACTCAGGGTGATGCGGCGCTAGCCTTCAAGAGCATGGAGCGCCACGTCAGCGCCTATAGCAAGGTGGCGCGCGAGCGTCTCCACCGGCAGCAGGTCTCGGCCAATCTCCAACCGGAAAAACGACTTCGGAAAAAGGAGCCTGCCGCGGACTGA
- a CDS encoding ABC transporter ATP-binding protein, giving the protein MAEPLLKIDGVTKRFGGLTAVNNVSLEMAKGDLVSLIGPNGAGKTTLFNLVTGQLKVSSGAVLFKGEDITAASPQKRAVLGFGRTFQISKTLTSLTTLENALIGAFLHNRGAQAAARRASEALEMVGLSARASVRAGLLTLSERRRLEIARALALDPTIILLDEVMAGLNQTEVDEVITLVQRLHREGFTILVIEHNLKVVRAFANQVVVLNFGTKIAQGSPEDVLSDRQVVEAYIGKARR; this is encoded by the coding sequence ATGGCTGAGCCGCTTCTCAAGATCGACGGCGTCACCAAGCGTTTCGGGGGACTGACAGCGGTCAACAACGTCTCGTTGGAAATGGCCAAGGGCGATCTCGTGAGCCTCATCGGCCCGAACGGGGCCGGCAAAACCACCCTGTTCAACCTTGTGACGGGGCAGCTGAAAGTCTCGTCGGGCGCGGTGCTCTTCAAGGGCGAGGACATCACGGCCGCGTCGCCGCAGAAGCGCGCGGTGCTCGGCTTTGGCCGCACGTTCCAGATCTCCAAGACGCTGACCTCGCTTACAACGCTTGAAAACGCGCTCATTGGCGCCTTTCTGCACAACCGCGGCGCGCAGGCGGCCGCCCGGCGGGCGAGCGAAGCGCTCGAGATGGTCGGCCTGTCGGCCCGCGCTTCGGTGAGGGCCGGCCTGCTCACGCTCAGCGAGCGTCGGCGGCTCGAGATCGCGCGCGCCCTCGCGCTTGATCCTACCATCATCCTGCTGGATGAAGTGATGGCGGGGCTCAACCAGACAGAGGTCGACGAGGTCATCACGCTCGTACAGCGGCTTCACCGCGAAGGCTTCACGATCCTGGTCATCGAGCACAATCTGAAAGTCGTGCGGGCCTTTGCCAACCAGGTGGTCGTGCTGAACTTCGGTACGAAAATCGCGCAGGGAAGCCCGGAGGATGTGCTGTCCGACCGGCAGGTGGTCGAGGCTTATATCGGGAAGGCGCGCCGGTGA
- a CDS encoding branched-chain amino acid ABC transporter permease, whose protein sequence is MSAFINVVTVGLLLGGIYGLVSIGLNLIFGVIRIVNFAQGEFVMLGMYGAYLAYLLIGVDPYVSILVVVPSLFLFGVVVQRFILQPLQNEPMMQVFATFGLLLLLQNMVLAITRGMSYTVPTPLSQVHFDLGGVSLSLSRLIVLLSVCVVAIGLSWFLKHTLLGKSVRAVTQDRRSARLMGINVEWTYMLTFGTGAALAGLAGTLLAPIYTMSPQIGGNFIVAAFAVVVLGGLGSVWGAFAGGFIIGMIEAFAGYYVNPELKHVAWFLVFIIVLIVRPSGLFGVMGAEEVGLREQN, encoded by the coding sequence ATGTCAGCCTTTATCAACGTCGTCACAGTCGGCTTGCTGCTTGGCGGTATCTACGGACTCGTCAGTATCGGGTTGAATCTCATCTTTGGCGTCATCCGCATTGTCAATTTCGCCCAGGGCGAATTCGTTATGCTGGGCATGTACGGCGCTTATCTCGCGTATCTGTTGATCGGCGTCGATCCCTATGTGTCCATCCTGGTGGTGGTGCCGAGCCTGTTCCTCTTCGGCGTGGTGGTTCAGCGCTTCATCCTGCAACCGCTGCAGAACGAACCGATGATGCAGGTCTTCGCCACCTTCGGCCTGCTGCTGTTGCTGCAGAACATGGTCCTGGCGATTACCCGCGGCATGAGCTACACCGTGCCGACGCCCTTGTCGCAGGTCCATTTCGACCTTGGCGGGGTGAGCCTCAGCCTCTCGCGGCTCATTGTCCTGCTTTCCGTTTGCGTTGTCGCCATCGGGCTCAGCTGGTTCCTGAAGCACACGCTTCTCGGCAAATCCGTGCGCGCGGTGACACAGGATCGCCGTTCGGCCCGGCTCATGGGCATCAATGTCGAGTGGACCTACATGCTCACCTTCGGCACGGGCGCGGCGCTGGCCGGCCTCGCCGGCACCCTGCTCGCGCCGATCTACACCATGTCGCCGCAGATCGGCGGAAACTTCATTGTCGCGGCCTTCGCGGTAGTTGTTCTCGGCGGGCTCGGCAGCGTCTGGGGCGCCTTCGCCGGGGGGTTCATCATCGGCATGATCGAGGCGTTCGCCGGGTACTACGTCAATCCGGAACTCAAGCATGTCGCCTGGTTCCTCGTGTTTATCATCGTGCTGATCGTCCGTCCGAGCGGACTATTCGGTGTCATGGGCGCTGAAGAGGTAGGTCTCCGTGAGCAGAACTGA
- a CDS encoding branched-chain amino acid ABC transporter permease — MPASALKAKSVTGLTTFDTELVRIAAVAIVLLGCTWLLSGQPFYMNILSYTFLFAALATSWNIIGGYGGQFSLAHGVYFAIGAYLAGNLYIRFGLSPWIALVPAALAAAIAAALICWPLFRLKGKFFGIATLAVSEVAFVLANYFDSLTGGPRGMSLPFKAGFSNMIFTNRFSYALLMLGFLIFCLIVSGFVYRTRLGYYLQAVRDDQDAAQASGIDVLYVKMTGMALSAALTAMGGVFFALYLRFIDPPTLLSLPDIGVRFLLISLIGGVGTLFGPLVGALLIVPVEFYLRATIGGSIPGGHLVVLGAVLILCSLFLKRGIVGAAETAWQSIRRRRHG; from the coding sequence ATGCCGGCATCCGCGTTGAAAGCAAAATCCGTCACAGGTCTCACCACCTTTGATACGGAACTGGTGCGTATCGCGGCGGTGGCGATCGTCTTGCTGGGCTGCACCTGGCTGTTGTCCGGCCAGCCGTTCTACATGAACATCCTGTCCTACACCTTTCTCTTCGCGGCGCTGGCGACAAGCTGGAATATCATCGGCGGCTATGGCGGACAGTTCTCGCTCGCCCACGGCGTCTATTTCGCCATCGGGGCTTATCTCGCCGGCAACCTCTACATCCGGTTCGGCCTTTCGCCGTGGATCGCGCTGGTGCCGGCTGCACTGGCGGCCGCGATCGCGGCCGCCTTGATCTGCTGGCCGCTGTTTCGCCTGAAGGGAAAGTTCTTCGGCATCGCAACCTTGGCCGTCAGCGAGGTCGCCTTCGTGCTCGCCAATTACTTCGACAGCCTGACGGGCGGACCACGTGGCATGTCCCTGCCATTCAAGGCAGGGTTTTCAAACATGATATTCACTAACCGCTTCTCTTATGCCCTGCTGATGCTCGGGTTCCTCATCTTCTGCCTGATCGTCAGCGGTTTCGTCTACAGAACCCGGCTTGGATACTATCTCCAGGCTGTCCGCGACGATCAGGATGCGGCGCAGGCGAGCGGTATCGACGTGCTGTATGTCAAAATGACGGGCATGGCGCTCAGCGCGGCGCTGACCGCGATGGGGGGCGTGTTCTTCGCTTTGTATCTGCGCTTCATCGATCCCCCGACGCTGCTTTCCTTGCCCGACATCGGCGTCCGCTTCCTGCTCATCTCGCTGATAGGCGGCGTTGGCACCCTCTTCGGCCCCCTGGTCGGGGCGCTGCTCATCGTGCCGGTAGAGTTTTACCTGCGGGCGACGATCGGTGGCTCGATCCCGGGAGGCCATCTCGTGGTGCTGGGAGCGGTTCTCATCCTGTGTTCGTTGTTCCTGAAGCGCGGCATCGTCGGCGCCGCCGAAACCGCCTGGCAATCAATCCGGAGGCGCCGCCATGGCTGA
- a CDS encoding ABC transporter ATP-binding protein gives MNTILEIRDLHAGYNQAAVLEGISLSVSDGEIVSIVGANGAGKSTLLGAITRLVEVTRGSIHFDGTDITTIAPHRLPAMGLVMVPEGGRLFPFMTVQENLELGYFARRSRQDAKDRLEEVISLFPVLAERREQLAGHLSGGERQMCAIARAVMSRPKLLMLDEPSVGLSPMMVGKVFELVEALARHEGLSIVLVEQNVEEALELSKRAYVVEHGRIVRSGSSDDLRNDPALQAAYMGA, from the coding sequence GTGAATACCATCCTGGAAATCCGAGATCTCCACGCCGGCTACAATCAGGCGGCCGTGCTCGAAGGCATCTCGCTTTCGGTTTCCGACGGCGAGATCGTGTCCATTGTCGGCGCCAATGGCGCCGGAAAGAGCACGTTGCTCGGCGCCATCACCCGGCTGGTCGAGGTCACGCGCGGGTCGATCCATTTCGACGGCACTGACATCACCACGATCGCACCGCACCGCTTGCCCGCCATGGGCCTCGTGATGGTGCCCGAGGGCGGCCGGCTGTTTCCCTTCATGACCGTCCAGGAAAACCTGGAACTTGGCTATTTCGCTCGACGTTCCCGGCAGGATGCGAAGGACAGGCTGGAGGAGGTCATCAGCCTTTTCCCGGTCCTCGCGGAGCGTCGCGAACAACTGGCGGGGCATCTCTCCGGCGGCGAGCGCCAGATGTGCGCCATTGCGCGGGCGGTGATGAGCCGCCCGAAGCTGCTGATGCTCGACGAGCCTTCTGTCGGGCTGTCGCCAATGATGGTGGGCAAGGTGTTCGAGCTCGTGGAGGCGTTGGCGCGCCACGAAGGTCTGTCCATCGTCCTGGTCGAGCAGAATGTGGAGGAGGCCCTCGAGCTGTCGAAGCGGGCCTATGTCGTGGAGCACGGCCGGATTGTCCGGTCCGGCAGTTCCGACGACTTGCGCAATGATCCGGCGCTGCAGGCCGCCTACATGGGCGCGTGA